The window GAATCGATTAACAAGTAGTAGCGTATAACAAAGCAGCCAACgtgtgctgctgctgctgctttcTTTATTGACTACTAATCTAAATATACCTTACCTCAACATCTTGTGTCACGATTTTAGCAGTGACAACTAATATTTCAGCAACCAAGAACCATGACCATGAGTTGGAATTGAGAACTTTTGAGCaatgtccctttttttttttttttcttttcccttgtaCTAGATTGTCCAGCTCAACGTTTGGACTATGTGACAGAATGATGAGTTCACATGCGGCCATAAGCACCAATCGGACATGGTGGAAAGGTATTTGCACAAGGAGACATTAGAGGACTGCAGAATGCAGAAAGCAGATGACAGAATATGGTGGACTGTGCAGCATGTGTTGAGATCAGTAGGAATCCTAAATGTCTAAATCTTAACTGGTAGTGCTAGGATGCGCAAATTCATGGTAAGACGACAATTGCTTTACATTGCTAAAACGGATTAGTAATATATACACTTTCTTGTTCGTAGTTCCTAGTTCACTGTTACTTTTGCAGGATCGAATAATTGCAGTAATGAAGAACTTCAGATGCTTCACTAAACTTTTATGTGCAACTCTGCATTTACCTTTTAGGCTTTTATGCGGAATTGTTGTATCGGCACTTGCCTTTACTTCGATCTTCAAGAACCACATCGACCGGATAGATATGGATCTGAGGGGGCTGAGGTCCAATACTAGCAGTAGAGACTCAGAAAGAAATCGAATAGGGAGTGCAGCTATAATATTGCCTTtgatcaaaatcaagaaaaatcacatctttGAAAAAAGAATTGTGTTAAATCAATAATGTCACGAATTGAAGTTTTACTTTTACCAGAAACGTATTGTCAAGCAAGAACCAAATACTAGGGCACGTAATCATCTTCCAATGATGGTCTAGTTCGAGTCTCCAATGCCACTGGCGCCTTCGTAAATCCAACATTTGCCATTAGCAAGGGCTCCCCTCTCTCTGCTGCTTCCTCCATTCTTTGTATGTTTCTTCGCCGTCTATACTTCCTCAGACAAGCAAGAAGAATACAtagaagcagcagcagcagcactcCCCCAACCACAGACCCAACGATTATCCAGACTTTGTGATTGTTCTTCTCACCGCCGCCTCCCTGTCTGCTGGTACCTCCACCAGGAGCTGGAGCCAAAGCCGGAGCCGGGGCTGTGAACTCAACCACTATAGAGAAATGGCCTTGTTTTGCAGCAGAACAGGCACTCCGGTTAATTACATTGTCAAATTGAAAAGAGCCATCTAAACCAAAAGAAATACATTTTGGCGACAATCCTTTAGGCACCAGTTGGACGTTCGGAAGGTGGATAGTTATGGGATCTTTGGAAGCTCGGATGTCCAATTCCTGTAGATTTGTGGCTGACAAATTGACTGCATCATAAGCCAAGAGACCCACAATTGGTGCCAAATATGTGTAACCAGGTAAAGGGTAATACAAGGAAGACCAATTTGCCAAGTTGTGATAGACCAACACAAGCCTCTCAACATAAGGTTGCTCCAAAACACCAATTGGAATATGAAATTCTTTATAGCTGTTAACCCCTCTTCTTCTCAAGCTCCCACTTCTCAGCCTCAATGCTGCAACCTTAATCCCTGTCAAGTTGGATGGCACGTTGCCATCGTAGACAATGCCCGTTCTGGGCCGAACAACCAACGCCCTGAAAGCATAGTCTTGAAGTAGTGAATCTAGTGAGCGTGCAGATAATTCGGCAGCTGATTGAGCTCTAAGCACCGGAACAATCCAGAGAATGATGTAAAAATACGCAACAAGAAGCATCAGAATGCGAATAATCTAACGAATCCCCTGAAAGTAACCGCATCCAAAACGCAAGCATTCACGACCACATCTGAAAGCTGCTTTGTCCGATTCAACCACAATGGCCATGCTTTTGTTTCATCAAACCTAGAGGAGGCAAATTAGTGTGGAAATATGTAGAGATTCACTAAAAGCCAAAGGGCTGAAGTATCTCAGACTAACTTACAAAAGAACAGAAGTAATCTTGAACTTGAATGCACGCGTATAAAATCTCTGACAAATAGGTAGAGATATGAGGGAGAGAAATGACACGAATCCTCTTACCGATGCCGGCAGAAAATAGCAGGACAAAAATTTGGGCAAGAAAATGGTAGTGAAGGGCCGGAGGCATTAAGTGTGGCAAGACATTAATGGAAATAAAAAGCAAGTGGAGGGCAACTAACCACACACTAATACAGTCATACGCACACAAAACAGAAACACAGCTGTGTCGAGACAGAGAAGAGAGAGTTGCGGTGTTCAGCGTCCACCCCTACCGCTTGTGGAGTATTTACTCATCTCCTACCCACTTAAATTCGGACATGTCAGCCAAGGATTAGACCATGAAAGCTGAGTAGGTAGGGACCATTGCCGCCTTCCTTTACGAGTGTGGAGTTTCCTTTATtcgttcttttcttctttttattgtgGTGAGAACTTGGAAGTGGAACCCCAGCACCAATAATCCATGAACAACAGGGGCAGATGGAGAGGGAGATAGGGTTGAGAGATGTTTAGAGTGGTTTGGGGAGAAGAGCCGAGCTAGCAACCACCTAATGTTACGCTAAATTGGCATAATGCATATGGCCAATCAATTTACAAATGATAAAGAGAcaataaaatgagaaaaataaatagttaGGCAGGACCACTTGGACCTGCTTGATGGAAGAAAAATACTACTGAAAGCCATCGTTCAGGGTGTCT is drawn from Coffea arabica cultivar ET-39 chromosome 1c, Coffea Arabica ET-39 HiFi, whole genome shotgun sequence and contains these coding sequences:
- the LOC113731639 gene encoding uncharacterized protein, yielding MLLVAYFYIILWIVPVLRAQSAAELSARSLDSLLQDYAFRALVVRPRTGIVYDGNVPSNLTGIKVAALRLRSGSLRRRGVNSYKEFHIPIGVLEQPYVERLVLVYHNLANWSSLYYPLPGYTYLAPIVGLLAYDAVNLSATNLQELDIRASKDPITIHLPNVQLVPKGLSPKCISFGLDGSFQFDNVINRSACSAAKQGHFSIVVEFTAPAPALAPAPGGGTSRQGGGGEKNNHKVWIIVGSVVGGVLLLLLLCILLACLRKYRRRRNIQRMEEAAERGEPLLMANVGFTKAPVALETRTRPSLEDDYVP